Proteins co-encoded in one Rattus rattus isolate New Zealand chromosome 5, Rrattus_CSIRO_v1, whole genome shotgun sequence genomic window:
- the LOC116900135 gene encoding olfactory receptor 1N1-like, with protein MENQSSVSEFFLRGISGFPEQQQLLYGLFLCMYLVTLTGNVLIIMAIGSDPHLHTPMYFFLANLSFADMGLISSTVTKMLFNVQTQRHTISYTGCLTQMYLFMMFGDLDSFFLAVMAYDRYVAICHPLHYSTIMNARICVLMLILCWVLTNIVALTHTLLMARLSFCVVGEIAHFFCDVTSVMKLSCSDTHVNELVLSGFGGTVLMVPFVSIVISYVHIVFAVLRVQSSGGSSKAFSTCSSHLCVVCVFYGTLFSVYLFPSSVETTEKDVAAAAMYTVVTPMLNPFIYSLRNKDIKGALKRLLSHRRILSS; from the coding sequence ATGGAAAACCAGTCCAGTGTTTCTGAATTTTTCCTACGAGGAATATCAGGATTTCCAGAGCAACAGCAGCTACTCTATGGactttttctatgtatgtatcttgTCACCTTGACTGGGAATGTACTCATTATCATGGCCATTGGCTCTGACCCACACCTTCACACTCCTATGTACTTCTTTTTGGCCAACCTGTCCTTTGCTGACATGGGTTTAATATCATCTACAGTGACCAAGATGTTGTTTAATGTTCAGACTCAGCGCCATACCATCTCCTATACTGGATGCCTCACCCAAATGTACTTATTCATGATGTTTGGTGATTTAGACAGCTTCTTCCTGgctgtgatggcctatgaccgctatgtggccatctgtcacCCTCTCCACTATTCCACAATTATGAATGCCCGAATCTGTGTCCTGATGCTTATCCTATGCTGGGTTCTCACCAACATAGTTGCTCTGACTCACACTCTTCTCATGGCTCGACTGTCCTTCTGTGTTGTTGGGGAAATAGCTCATTTTTTCTGTGATGTTACTTCTGTCATGAAGCTTTCATGCTCAGACACTCATGTCAATGAGTTAGTGCTTTCTGGCTTTGGAGGTACAGTACTCATGGTCCCCTTTGTAAGCATTGTCATCTCCTATGTCCACATTGTATTTGCCGTTCTTAGGGTCCAGTCTTCTGGTGGGAGTTCAAAGGCCTTTTCTACTTGTAGTTCCCACCTTTGTGTGGTCTGTGTTTTCTATGGAACACTCTTCAGTGTCTATCTGTTCCCTTCCTCTGTAGAGACCACAGAGAAGGATGTTGCAGCTGCTGCAATGTATACAGTTGTGACTCCTATGTTGAACCCCTTCATCTATAGTCTAAGGAACAAGGACATAAAAGGAGCCCTAAAGAGGCTTCTTTCTCATAGGAGAATTTTATCTTCTTAG